Proteins found in one Plasmodium gaboni strain SY75 chromosome 13, whole genome shotgun sequence genomic segment:
- a CDS encoding putative ABC transporter (MDR family) — protein sequence NIHKKILNNIQTTKYYNSQSYQKNKDTNSDNITQYYQPQYHYDHNISCDKDIDNTNTNKYQNYYIDFLNAYDQDKLNIINSSIHVLCEELDLKDFIHSMPHNIHSNIQYNNMSSGQKQRLSIIRSLMKDTPIYIFDEITSFLDEGNINKLHKLIDILIPNKTIIYITHSIHILNRMDKIIILDDGNIRAVGTYEQIKNDKLFMDIFSLHNAGR from the coding sequence taatattcataaaaaaattctaAACAATATTCAAacaacaaaatattataattcacaaagttatcaaaaaaataaagatacCAACTCGGATAATATAACTCAATATTATCAACCACAATATCATTATGatcataatatttcatGTGACAAAGATATAGATAACACAAATACAAATAAGtatcaaaattattatatagatTTCTTAAATGCATATGATCaagataaattaaatattatcaacTCTTCCATTCATGTATTATGTGAAGAACTTGACTTAAAAGATTTTATTCATTCTATGCCTCATAATATACATTCAAATAttcaatataataatatgtcATCAGGACAAAAACAAAGATTATCTATTATAAGATCTCTTATGAAAGATACtcctatatatatattcgATGAAATTACATCTTTCTTAGATGAAggaaatataaacaaattaCACAAACTTATTGATATTTTAATTCCTAACAAaactattatatatattactcATTCAATTCATATTCTCAATAGAATGgataaaattattatcttaGACGATGGTAATATTAGGGCCGTTGGAACATATgaacaaattaaaaatgataagCTTTTTATGGATATATTTTCTCTGCATAACGCTGGTAGATAA
- a CDS encoding putative nucleolar complex protein 2 — protein LKYINIEYVDSFLQSMNKKTRLNKVIKLLSMYRDALDFFIEDELKNDEMALIEKGVENQGNDKLMNTKKQKKKKNKKKINKNKKKYAMNLDTSFFVVFNVLDNIDVMFYNIMNEGNLKMRVLDIEKIKSNEIFIEEEKGSKKKNKTNDNKNNDDDNNKNNDDNNNLNENHHNNMEDTYDLNNMVNYKHIKKYKPLIIYFFNNLAENMKKIKNNDIYRGILKILKKKEILRWVVILNYGKIFLKKICKLFVVSTNSDIYFFLYILIENIFQLYNERKKIIFMNLCNIKKDKEEEEDIKKTYNMERIIYQIYQNFFQSYILHYGLYYNDILHINHRNFKENCLLELFTYLSHDVAYTIVFRYMQIIIQKIREQYNKTYTSEKKNKKKYIHENNNNNKKNKKEKKYLNDDDNNNNNKCKGILHLNNFHIHSSYMMLLIKLLSKIIKVYDNLHSLIYGVTLLIISILKTKINNMKYIPINLQLITILIRTMEDQKKYIPLFSYISSIINGLKSYKHIRTITKNQNIRNEIENFDINTSLEINENLLCDFQISHQVYDKIYVVLYDYLGLMVCHISFPEFFVAIESYFKKYYVECQIQTFKNKLKNLLTHAKNSIQIIINKRKNVNIYNIYDQFMFFQKDNLPLYTQRQIVLENYENSYLNKIKAKLSGLQHIKNKNNESDNEQNTNHNNKQKKNFKKKDRKRKAQKENLKDHTQANHHINKKKKNINENINKSKNKNINHSTELPTEDNVQDFSMSSDEE, from the coding sequence cttaaatatattaacataGAATATGTAGATTCCTTTTTACAATCTATGAATAAGAAAACGAGATTAAATAAGgttataaaattattatctatGTATAGAGATGCACTCGATTTTTTTATTGAAgatgaattaaaaaacGATGAAATGGCTTTAATAGAAAAGGGTGTTGAAAACCAAGGAAATGATAAATTAATGAACACGAAAAAgcaaaaaaagaagaaaaacaagaagaaaataaataaaaataagaaaaaatatgcAATGAATTTAGATACCAGCTTTTTTGTTGTATTTAATGTGTTGGATAACATAGATGTCatgttttataatataatgaatgaggggaatttaaaaatgagGGTGTTAGATATTGAGAAAATAAAGAgtaatgaaatatttatagaGGAGGAGAAGGGAAgtaagaaaaaaaacaagacaaatgataacaaaaataatgatgatgataataacaaaaataatgatgataataataatttaaatgagaatcatcataataatatggaaGATACTTACGATCTGAATAACATGGTGaattataaacatataaaaaaatacaaacCTCTGATTATTTACTTTTTCAATAACCTAGCtgaaaatatgaaaaaaattaagaataatgatatatacagaggtatattaaaaatattaaagaaaaaagaaatattaagatgggttgtaatattaaattatggaaagatatttttaaaaaagatatgTAAATTATTTGTAGTATCAACAAATagtgatatatatttttttctatatatattaattgagaatatatttcaattatataatgaaaggaagaaaattatatttatgaatttatgtaatataaaaaaagataaagaagaagaagaagatattaaaaaaacatataatatggaaagaataatatatcaaatatatcagaatttttttcaatcatatatattacattatggattatattataatgatatacttcatataaatcatagaaattttaaagaaaattgtcttttagaattatttacatatttatcACATGATGTAGCATATACAATTGTATTTAGATATATgcaaattattattcaaaaaattcgagaacaatataataaaacatatacaagtgaaaaaaaaaataaaaagaaatatatacatgaaaataataataataataaaaaaaacaaaaaagaaaagaaatatttaaatgatgatgataataataataataataaatgtaaagGAATTTTACATTTAAACAATTTTCATATACATAGTAGTTATATGATGctattaataaaattgttatcaaaaattattaaggtatatgataatttacATAGTCTTATATATGGTGTAACTCTTTTaattatatctatattaaaaactaaaataaataatatgaaatatataccTATAAACTTACAATTAATTACTATATTAATACGTACTATGGAAgatcaaaaaaaatatataccCTTATTCTCATATATCTCAAGTATTATTAATGGACTTAAATcttataaacatataagaactattacaaaaaatcaaaatattagaaatgaaattgaaaattttgatattaatacatccttagaaataaatgaaaatcTATTATGTGACTTCCAAATATCTCATCAAgtatatgataaaatatatgttgttttatatgattatcTTGGTCTTATGGTATGTCATATCTCCTTCCCTGAATTCTTTGTTGCTATTGAATcttattttaaaaaatattatgtagAATGTCAAATACAAACATTCAAAAATAAACTTAAAAATCTATTAACACATGCAAAAAATTCCatacaaattattattaacaaaagaaaaaatgttaatatTTACAATATTTATGATCAGTTCATGTTCTTTCAAAAAGATAACTTACCACTATACACACAAAGACAAATTGTTCTagaaaattatgaaaattcttatcttaataaaattaaagCAAAGCTAAGTGGTCTAcaacatattaaaaataaaaacaacGAAAGTGACAACGAACAAAATAcaaatcataataataaacaaaagaaaaatttcaaaaaaaaagatcGAAAAAGAAAAGCACAAAAGGAAAATCTAAAAGACCACACACAAGCTAATCATCATATTAAcaaaaagaagaaaaatataaatgaaaatataaataaaagtaaaaataaaaatattaatcaTTCCACAGAATTACCTACTGAAGATAACGTGCAGGATTTCTCCATGTCAAGTGATGAAGAATAA
- a CDS encoding hypothetical protein (conserved Plasmodium protein, unknown function): MCEKMQNSPEQNGDNVELFRKKNIDTKSLTNNTTKKYIKKKSNKHHLYNNKKIHLNNEESKILSLQKKKQKTKKNVYIFDHIKYYERVKKWKEKRYGYDYEKKKKTITRQKKELPLHIKNNNQKKKNKVVQKNDINKNITINKNFIDSNDQIVTCAKGYKDVVKNVEQYKHVEKNNKNKIYHYNYNIKNENFTNNYTPIIELSNSNNNNDNSFYYYNMGGEAIANNTYKNLNHIDILKSSETILLQDQNKINFSNKTIIDSFQDIESFQNLYCEQDGDKYNDMDIIPMSNDTHIHHPLMINKLTHFYNKYNFISLKNKMIFDPYNYENNKYKRFTFPYFKSTSICRNGSIIKKKHKSDEYINKQKKENKDIDYFKNKYDKNHSYFKNIFANNHMDENKIKKYHKKKNNLLNKPFIKTSIYKERIDINKLESNIFRNNIIEYQDNINTPTLHILNEYSPKDLNMELLNNPTYKNIKYVHHNKKKINKYNNIYKMEHLNKTNDSYGYNNTYNYNKNDNLMEDEKNYTYECVTPTFITLRNKNIKNKITHNNNNNINNNNFNKINRNIYANKKKMPHYFKNYNFIGKNVKYLSNNKIFKNVNLDIHKYNRNIYDNKKCKNNQKGSNKIKGLSITPCLLPLKNKKKYNFSYNIYKQVDLQNNVLNINKHKKLLHIDEKDITKNFDIFLCLFMKYEKNESQLLLLIHDEGLTRYSFFYQTYIKPILDNYKKCKWEKIKNSNINEQKIKERKYYTDYNNITVNKIILQIFIPSIKKNYLKYLNILYYKNTNTLDINTSEELLKEIIKIDKQINNTRRKSHDINTKYVSVASNHAYEKKIKLIPKPQWANKNNLKLLLKRQEHINPFTIFGTSVKEVNLEEIFTLDVYNNYITNDDRYKNKILYELYVGNYIHNLYEKITYDEWNNVLDILKKHWNNFITLECNMILDPLLLEEILWYIDNNKMYKDKSKHMYTYENCFCPTPDPKKEINFNDSKNFSKSMSNKYTFQKINKFKKYSLNEESIYKDDHILLKYDDVYSRCTLSSNPKKKIKKKTTTTNNNNNNNNNNNNNNNNNIGMYDMIDNNYTYNINCNNFKNNKNMLEKQNMLMHIPRPSSAIYYDINFFKNKVKKNIFTKKFKCENISYSNMLQYNNYSVFRSKSKKWISQNYFDNFFSNYYLYNFGTIDGTYNYTI; the protein is encoded by the coding sequence atgtgcGAAAAAATGCAAAATTCACCTGAACAAAATGGAGATAATGTAGAACTGTTCaggaagaaaaatatagaCACAAAATCTCTTACAAATAatacaacaaaaaaatatataaaaaaaaaatcgAATAAACACCatttgtataataataaaaaaatacatttgAATAATGAAGAGAGTAAAATATTATCtcttcaaaaaaaaaaacaaaaaacaaaaaaaaatgtatatatttttgaccatataaaatattatgaaagAGTAAAAAAATGGAAAGAAAAAAGGTATGGATATGAttatgaaaagaaaaaaaaaacaataacaagacaaaaaaaagaattgccacttcatataaaaaataataatcaaaaaaagaaaaacaaagtggtacaaaaaaatgatataaataaaaatataacgattaataaaaattttatagaTTCAAATGATCAAATTGTGACATGTGCAAAAGGTTACAAGGACGTTGTAAAAAATGTAGAGCAATACAAACATGTtgaaaagaataataaaaataaaatatatcattataattataatattaaaaatgaaaattttaCGAATAATTACACACCTATTATAGAACTATctaatagtaataataataatgataattctttttattattataatatggGAGGAGAAGCTATTGcaaataatacatataaaaatttgaatcatatagatattttaaaatCTAGCGAAACCATATTATTACAAgatcaaaataaaataaactTCTCAAATAAAACAATCATAGATAGTTTTCAAGATATAGAATCGTTTcaaaatttatattgtGAACAAGATGgagataaatataatgatatgGATATCATTCCTATGTCGAATGACACACATATACATCATCCtttaatgataaataagttaacacatttttataataaatataattttatttcattgaaaaacaaaatgatttttgatccatataattatgagaataataaatacaaacGTTTTACGTTTCCATATTTTAAGTCTACATCCATATGTAGAAATGGAAgcattataaaaaaaaaacacaaaagtgatgaatatataaataaacagaaaaaagaaaacaaagATATAGATTactttaaaaataaatatgataaaaatcattcgtatttcaaaaatatttttgcTAATAATCATATGGACGAAAATAAGATCAAGAAATATcataaaaagaaaaataatttattaaataaaccttttattaaaacaaGTATTTATAAGGAAAGaatagatataaataaattagaaagtaatatttttcgaaataatattattgaatatcaagataatataaatactCCTACATTACACattttaaatgaatatagTCCGAAGGATCTTAATATGGAGCTTCTTAATAATCcaacatataaaaatataaaatatgtacatcataacaaaaagaaaataaataaatataataatatatataaaatggAACATTTAAACAAAACAAATGATTCATATGGTTATAAcaatacatataattataataagaatGATAATTTAATGGAGGATGAAAAGAATTACACATATGAATGTGTTACCCCCACTTTTATTACCTTgagaaataaaaatataaaaaataaaatcactcataataataataataatatcaataataataattttaataaaataaaccgaaatatatatgctaataaaaaaaaaatgccacattattttaaaaattataattttatagGAAAAAACGTAAAATATCTATCTAATAATAAGATATTCAAAAATGTTAACCTAgatattcataaatataatagaaatatatatgataataaaaagtgcaaaaataatcaaaagggaagtaacaaaataaaaggTTTGTCTATAACCCCATGTCTATTAccattaaaaaataagaagaaatataatttttcatataatatatataaacaagtagatttacaaaataatgttttaaatataaacaaacataaaaaattattacatattgatgaaaaggatataacaaaaaattttgatattttcttatgtctttttatgaaatatgaaaaaaatgaatctcaacttttattattaatacatGATGAAGGTTTGACAAgatattcatttttttatcaaacATATATCAAACCAATATtagataattataaaaaatgtaaatgggaaaaaataaaaaattcaaatataaatgaacaaaaaataaaggaaagaaaatattatacagattataataatattactgtgaacaaaataattcttcaaatttttattccttcaattaaaaaaaattatctcaaatatttaaatatattatattataaaaatacaaatacATTGGATATCAATACATCtgaagaattattaaaagaaattataaaaatcgataaacaaataaataatacaagaagaaaatctcatgatattaatacaaaatatGTATCTGTTGCATCTAACCATGcttatgaaaaaaaaataaaattgatACCAAAACCTCAATGGGccaataaaaataatttaaagttattattaaaaagacAAGAGCATATTAATCCTTTTACAATATTTGGAACAAGTGTAAAAGAAGTAAACTTGGaagaaatatttacattagATGTATacaataattatataactAATGATGatagatataaaaataaaatattatatgaattatatgttggtaattatatacataatttgtatgaaaaaataaCTTATGATGAATGGAATAATGTTTTAGATATTCTTAAAAAACATTggaataattttattactCTAGAATGTAATATGATATTAGATCCTTTATTATTAGAAGAAATTTTATGGtatattgataataataaaatgtataaagATAAAAGTAAACATATGTATACTTATGAAAATTGTTTTTGTCCAACACCTGATccaaaaaaagaaataaattttaatgaTTCTAAAAATTTTTCAAAATCTATGtctaataaatatacatttcaaaaaataaacaaatttaaaaaatattcctTAAATGAAGAATCGATATATAAAGATGATCATATccttttaaaatatgatgatGTCTATTCGAGATGTACTCTATCATCTAATCCAAAgaaaaaaatcaaaaaaaaaaccaCCACCAccaacaacaacaacaacaacaacaacaataataataataataataataacaatattgGAATGTATGATATGatagataataattatacttataatataaattgtaataattttaaaaataataaaaacatgttagaaaaacaaaatatgCTTATGCATATACCTAGACCTTCAAGTGCAATATACTACgatataaattttttcaaaaataaagtaaagaaaaatatatttacaaaaaaattcaaatgtgaaaatatttcatattcGAATATGttacaatataataattattcaGTATTTCGTTCGAAATCAAAAAAATGGATATCtcaaaattattttgacaattttttttctaattaTTATCTCTACAATTTTGGAACAATTGATGgaacatataattataccatataa
- a CDS encoding putative secreted ookinete protein → KNIIKHSRKVYNLNLYNCDLIDDWDLNHEYIDEEGKLIKLSGYVFQNIVSTDSMPTVNITDWKLKGSCSYDNYICGALNYMNNIYSKGDRVIFDGKIYEATTEVYETPKSMENLWIEKTNDCYDF, encoded by the coding sequence aaaaaatattataaaacattCTAGAAAAGTATACAATcttaatttatataattgtgATTTAATAGATGATTGGGATTTGAATCATGAATATATAGATGAAGAAGGAAAACTAATAAAATTGAGTGGATATgtttttcaaaatatagTAAGTACGGATTCTATGCCTACAGTGAATATAACTGATTGGAAACTTAAAGGATCGTGTAgttatgataattatatatgtggtgcattaaattatatgaataatatatattctaaaGGAGATCGAGTTATATTTGATggtaaaatatatgaagCGACAACTGAGGTATATGAGACACCTAAGAGTATGGAGAATTTATGGAtagaaaaaacaaatgatTGTTATGATTTTTGA
- a CDS encoding hypothetical protein (conserved Plasmodium protein, unknown function), whose product MYFSESYEKIAGRNNYDNIKNNIYNINKTHYKILNHNNYKKDQTSTNLSEDKQKEHFFIHSNNFNNNNNKRKDTCIKSPHYKNISYHINNRNLGRYKNTYNHPKFHNIFKNNKSNIEIHQYIPSLTSTIFDLLYVNSNKIEKNIYPQKKKNKKMSHSNKYNEYIPMNGFRSIYHNNNMNNTNGYYTNTFNKHHSNLYTHQNNMYGRNNLMFDEDSIPYGIYDQSNITGTNTMTCGKNIPCDQRMMYRYNTMEGVGPCHNIFPMINTRMNYNTPLSLPQYNPNTRSYLMHEAYPQQYDYQNNIHGRNKRVLKQSYDVDNMENEQTHKKEINRKNISKIKKGDIDINIETSSSDKRGVVIDLNIGV is encoded by the exons ATGTATTTTTCTGAGtcatatgaaaaaatagCTGGGAGAAACAATTATGAcaatataaagaataatatctataatataaacaaa acacattataaaatattgaatcataataattataagaaaGACCAGACAAGTACCAATTTGTCAGAAGATAAGCAGAAAGAGCACTTTTTTATTCACtctaataattttaataataataataataagagAAAGGACACGTGTATAAAGTCTCCacattataaaaacatatcatatcatataaataatagaaacttaggaagatataaaaatacatacaaTCATCCCAaatttcataatatattcaaaaataataaaagcAATATAGAAATTCATCAATACATCCCTTCTTTAACATCTACtatttttgatttattgtatgttaattcaaataaaatagaaaaaaatatatacccacaaaaaaaaaaaaataaaaaaatgagtCACTCTAATAAATACAATGAATATATCCCGATGAATGGTTTTAGATCTATctatcataataataacatgAATAATACAAATGGATATTATACtaatacatttaataaacatcattcaaatttatatactcaccaaaataatatgtatgGTAGAAATAATTTAATGTTTGATGAAGACAGTATTCCTTATGGTATATATGATCAATCTAATATTACTGGAACAAATACGATGACATGtggaaaaaatattccATGTGATCAAAGAATGATGTATAGATATAATACTATGGAAGGTGTTGGACCTTgtcataatatttttcctATGATTAATACTAGGATGAATTATAACACCCCATTATCCTTACCACAATATAATCCAAATACTAGAAGTTATTTAATGCATGAAGCATATCCACAACAATATGATTATCAAAATAACATCCATGGTAGAAATAAAAGAGTTTTAAAACAATCATATGATGTAGATAATATGGAAAATGAACAAACACACAAAAAGGAAATTAATAGAAAAAACATATccaaaataaaaaagggTGATATTGATATTAATATTGAAACATCTTCTTCTGACAAGAGAGGAGTCGTTATAGACCTAAACATAGgtgtataa
- a CDS encoding putative RNA lariat debranching enzyme: MFIAVVGCTHGELDLIYSTLEKIEEENKIKVDILICCGDFQSVRYSVDNECLNVPSKYKKEQNDFVDYFIGKKKAKILTIFVGGNHEAMNVLKQLYYGGWVAPNIYYLGYSNVLNINNLRICSLSGIYKKYSYFKKYYESYPYTDITKVSAYHIRKYEIEKLKLLKNNVDIVVTHDWPNNIEKHGDVHDLLRRKFHFQSDVYNNTLGNPHTEILLNKLKPYFWFASHLHVKYSALYIHNDQKKYTRFLSLDKAQEHKHFIQILNISKKNDSMYLNFDHIPKVSLQEGTNQMDLQNDAQHNHDLNNGPNSKSNTYSNNKDNNNNNNNNDNDNNNDDSINLDYDHEKALYELDRDMQLDQKKKNVDNNPHNNHNEDKQVDISTNVEEENNNSQHINLKKDEESLNEQNDNKDEQSSQDENDSDEKKKKKFYLCYDIEWLAILKANHHLISASCDKDYNLETLTYPTKEDFDFVENKLKEMDNKITIKGKDYYCVNGYNTPNYKNLQEQRQLFLKRFELEELSIYTESELNFFSEEMKTLEKMNTDIHNEEEKNECSIEA, translated from the coding sequence ATGTTTATTGCTGTTGTGGGTTGCACGCACGGTGAATTAGATTTAATATACTCGACACTCGAAAAAatagaagaagaaaataaaataaaagttgatattttaatttgttGTGGTGATTTTCAAAGTGTGCGATACAGTGTTGATAATGAGTGTTTGAATGTTCCTtctaaatataaaaaagaacaaaatgaTTTTGTAGATTATTTTATAGGAAAAAAGAAAGCTAAGATCTTAACTATATTTGTAGGAGGAAATCATGAAGCTATGAATGTATTGAAACAGTTGTATTATGGTGGTTGGGTTGCTCcgaatatatattatttagGTTATTCTAATGTTcttaatattaataatttgaGAATATGTAGTTTAAGtggtatatataaaaaatatagctattttaaaaaatattatgaatcGTATCCTTATACAGATATTACAAAGGTTAGTGCATATcatataagaaaatatgaaatagaaaaattaaaattattaaaaaataatgttgATATTGTTGTTACACATGATTGGccaaataatattgaaaaacATGGAGATGTACATGACTTATTAAGAAGAAAATTCCATTTCCAATCTGAcgtatataataatacattaGGTAATCCACATActgaaatattattaaataagTTGAAACCTTATTTCTGGTTTGCATCACATCTACATGTAAAATATTCAGctttatatattcacaATGATCAAAAGAAATATACCAGATTTCTATCTTTAGATAAGGCTCAAGAACATAAACATTTTATAcaaattttaaatatatctaaaaAGAATGATTCTATGTATTTAAATTTTGATCATATTCCAAAGGTGTCCTTACAAGAAGGAACTAATCAAATGGACTTACAGAATGATGCACAGCATAATCATGATTTGAATAATGGTCCTAATAGTAAATCTAATACATAcagtaataataaagataataataataataataataataatgataatgataataataatgatgattCTATCAATTTAGATTATGATCATGAGAAGGCTTTATACGAACTAGACAGAGACATGCAATTGgatcaaaaaaaaaaaaatgtcGATAACAATCCAcataataatcataatgAAGATAAACAAGTTGATATATCAACAAACGtagaagaagaaaataataactctcaacatataaatttaaaaaaagatgaagaatccttaaatgaacaaaatgataataaagatGAACAATCTAGCCAAGATGAAAATGATTcagatgaaaaaaaaaaaaaaaaattttatttatgttatGATATAGAATGGCTAGCTATACTAAAAGCAAATCATCACCTGATTTCGGCCTCATGTGATAAAGATTATAATTTAGAAACACTAACATATCCAACAAAAGAAGATTTCGATTTTGTAGAAAATAAACTTAAAGAGATggataataaaataacaataaaagGTAAAGATTATTATTGTGTGAATGGTTATAATACTCCAAATTATAAAAACTTGCAAGAACAAAGACAGCTATTTTTAAAACGTTTCGAATTAGAAGAGTTAAGTATATACACAGAGTCAGaattgaattttttttctgaaGAAATGAAAACATTGGAAAAAATGAATACTGATATTCATAATGAGgaggaaaaaaatgaatgtAGTATTGAAGCATAG